One genomic window of Fibrobacter sp. UWT2 includes the following:
- a CDS encoding 50S ribosomal protein L11 methyltransferase produces MQKIDTWYKAEGYCPAEEFELASYLLFEAGVATLEELDPKAEGRTDFCFYTGDKAERDRIVNEFPQYHFSVSEEPAKDWDKWWRDRAQPVSVSPHLWVRPPWVEFTPDDPKAVVLELEAKTAFGTGEHDTTSSCATLMESIDFNGKTVLDIGTGTGILAMYARRMGARMAVGTEIDPLTIPCIAENFERNGFKECDCILGFLDAFKDGAKFDVILCNMIRSELWPLRDDIEDLLAEGGELIISGQLLTEKDYILKWFEEAGFKVKEERISTEWWSVLAHS; encoded by the coding sequence ATGCAGAAAATCGATACATGGTACAAGGCCGAGGGCTATTGCCCTGCCGAAGAATTTGAATTGGCAAGCTACCTGCTTTTTGAAGCCGGCGTGGCAACGCTCGAAGAATTGGACCCTAAGGCAGAAGGCCGCACGGATTTTTGCTTTTATACCGGCGACAAGGCCGAACGGGACCGTATCGTAAACGAATTCCCCCAGTATCATTTTTCCGTTAGTGAAGAACCCGCGAAGGATTGGGACAAGTGGTGGCGTGACCGTGCCCAGCCCGTGTCCGTTTCGCCCCATTTGTGGGTGCGTCCGCCTTGGGTTGAATTTACTCCCGATGACCCGAAAGCCGTGGTGCTTGAACTCGAAGCAAAGACTGCATTCGGCACCGGCGAACACGATACCACCAGCAGCTGTGCCACCCTTATGGAATCGATTGATTTCAACGGCAAGACGGTGCTGGACATCGGTACGGGTACGGGAATCTTGGCCATGTACGCTCGCCGCATGGGCGCCCGCATGGCAGTCGGTACTGAAATCGATCCGCTCACGATTCCTTGCATTGCCGAAAATTTCGAACGCAACGGTTTCAAGGAATGCGATTGCATTCTCGGTTTCTTGGATGCTTTTAAAGATGGTGCCAAGTTCGACGTCATTCTCTGCAACATGATCCGCAGCGAACTTTGGCCGCTCCGTGACGATATCGAAGACTTGCTCGCCGAAGGTGGCGAGTTGATTATCTCGGGCCAGCTTTTGACCGAAAAGGATTATATCCTCAAGTGGTTTGAAGAAGCCGGCTTCAAAGTCAAAGAAGAACGAATTAGCACAGAGTGGTGGAGTGTGCTCGCACACTCCTAA
- a CDS encoding FISUMP domain-containing protein → MNIKGKAFLYTCVCAAVLAGCSGKSGTTGPNDDDSQDSSSSYSKSNDKDGSSSSGKSDNSSGSNSNGSSGSTDDTSSSSTSDSNSSSGSESSQKRTQDDYLNPDIEYGELKDPRDGSVYKTVKIGIQTWMAQNLDLKTEESSESRYNCGKLYTWGEAVDLSRPFNTYCSTTDVFNYKGICPDGWHLPQVHDWNILVNYVKKQGYTDIGAALKSNRNGAWPEDSTATDAFGFSAVYGGYVSYAGVYVTYGSVGHTESCYWFAEEDGPSFSENYAREICFSKGGAGGGGGTFKEQKNFVRCVKNYDIDEGATPAPKAGSVYDSVANTLTDLRDNKVYKTTQIVDQVWMAENLVYVTEGGYADKGVGSKCTSGIVDSVYSCYYRWNAALDVPSGNMMEKVEVPEKPQGLCPSGWHIPSKNEFEHLYENIGKNVADISSVSGWRSINNFEPATGFNLYPLGYYIACGFEDYSYTGLWTAENDSSTGGAYMFSSGTSMRSSDIAKRKYLPVRCIRDEGATPIEFTDFGTYTDTRDDKVYRTTKIGEDTWMADNMNYIDTTSLLKKGSVCYDSTDSNCTTYGRLYTWNAATLGGTEQGVCPSGWHVSTRTDWDNLEKAVNNTAKIGTLLKATRLWKEIAYPKNEFGFTAIPAGYYDGKFAGLGTSAQFWTSTIVSDSSAFYYSISNANTVLEKFAKSKTVARSVRCVKNKE, encoded by the coding sequence ATGAACATCAAGGGAAAAGCTTTTTTATACACCTGTGTTTGCGCCGCCGTTCTCGCCGGCTGTAGCGGAAAGAGCGGAACCACAGGCCCCAATGATGACGATTCGCAGGATTCGTCTTCGAGCTATTCTAAATCGAACGACAAGGATGGATCCTCGTCAAGCGGCAAATCGGACAATTCATCTGGTTCCAATTCGAACGGTTCGTCTGGCAGCACAGACGACACAAGCTCTTCGTCTACCAGCGACAGCAATTCGTCTTCTGGCAGCGAAAGCTCTCAAAAACGCACTCAAGACGACTATTTGAACCCCGACATCGAATACGGCGAACTTAAGGATCCGCGAGACGGAAGCGTCTACAAGACCGTAAAAATCGGCATTCAAACATGGATGGCGCAAAACCTTGACCTGAAAACCGAGGAAAGCTCCGAGTCCCGCTATAACTGCGGAAAGCTGTACACCTGGGGCGAAGCCGTGGACCTTTCAAGGCCATTCAACACATATTGCAGTACAACAGACGTCTTTAACTACAAAGGAATCTGTCCCGACGGCTGGCATTTGCCGCAAGTTCACGACTGGAACATCCTCGTCAATTACGTAAAGAAGCAAGGTTACACCGATATTGGAGCCGCGCTCAAATCCAACAGAAACGGCGCTTGGCCCGAAGATTCCACCGCAACGGACGCCTTCGGTTTTTCTGCCGTTTACGGCGGCTACGTTTCTTACGCCGGAGTCTATGTGACTTACGGTTCTGTGGGACACACGGAATCTTGCTATTGGTTCGCCGAAGAAGACGGTCCCAGTTTTTCGGAAAACTACGCCAGAGAAATCTGTTTCTCAAAAGGTGGTGCCGGAGGTGGCGGCGGCACCTTTAAGGAACAAAAGAACTTTGTCCGCTGCGTTAAAAACTACGACATCGATGAAGGCGCTACACCCGCTCCCAAGGCAGGAAGCGTCTACGACAGCGTCGCGAACACGTTGACCGACCTGCGCGATAACAAGGTCTACAAGACCACGCAAATCGTGGACCAGGTATGGATGGCCGAAAACCTAGTCTACGTCACTGAAGGCGGATACGCCGATAAAGGTGTCGGTAGCAAATGCACCTCCGGTATTGTTGATTCCGTTTACAGCTGCTACTATCGTTGGAATGCCGCATTGGATGTCCCCAGCGGTAACATGATGGAAAAAGTAGAAGTGCCCGAAAAGCCCCAGGGACTCTGCCCCAGCGGATGGCACATTCCCAGCAAGAATGAATTCGAACACCTTTACGAAAACATCGGCAAAAATGTTGCAGACATTTCGTCTGTCAGCGGATGGCGCAGCATCAACAATTTTGAACCCGCCACAGGTTTCAACCTGTACCCCTTGGGTTACTACATCGCCTGCGGATTCGAAGACTATTCTTACACCGGTTTATGGACTGCCGAAAACGACTCCTCCACGGGCGGGGCCTACATGTTCTCCAGCGGCACCTCCATGAGGTCATCCGACATTGCCAAACGCAAATACCTCCCGGTACGTTGCATCCGAGACGAAGGCGCCACTCCTATTGAATTCACGGATTTCGGCACCTATACCGACACTCGCGACGACAAGGTCTACAGAACGACGAAAATCGGTGAAGACACTTGGATGGCCGACAACATGAACTACATCGACACCACCAGTCTTCTGAAAAAAGGCTCTGTCTGTTACGACAGCACCGATTCCAACTGCACCACTTACGGCAGGCTCTACACCTGGAATGCCGCTACCTTGGGCGGAACCGAACAAGGCGTATGCCCCAGCGGCTGGCATGTCTCTACAAGAACCGATTGGGACAACCTCGAAAAGGCCGTGAACAACACGGCGAAAATCGGCACCCTGCTGAAGGCAACCCGTTTGTGGAAAGAAATCGCCTATCCTAAAAATGAATTCGGATTCACGGCGATTCCGGCCGGTTACTACGACGGAAAATTCGCCGGACTCGGCACTAGCGCACAGTTCTGGACGAGCACGATTGTGAGCGACAGCTCGGCATTCTACTACTCCATTTCGAATGCCAACACCGTCCTCGAGAAGTTCGCGAAGTCCAAGACAGTCGCACGCTCGGTGCGCTGCGTCAAGAACAAAGAGTAG
- a CDS encoding YgiQ family radical SAM protein has translation MYDPRFLPICKEDLDELGWDYVDVIIISADAYVDHPCFGHAVVGRLFEHEGLRVAILPQPNWRDDLRDFKKLGKPRMFFAISSGMDSMVNHYTAAKRLRSDDAFTPGNKAGFRPDYATYTYAKILKKLYPDVPLLIGGLESSLRRVTHYDYWSDRLKPSILFDTQADILVYGMGEKPLKEIVRLLKKGVPFSSLHSIPQTAYLAPKGQIPTTKQWEDLRLYSYEECLANKRNQIDNCRKVDIECNKWFQRRILQDVAEQTVVINPAYPPLEYGELDESFEYPYAREPHPRYRKRGNVPAFDMIKFSINTHRGCFGGCSFCAINAHQGKFIASRSRESILREVDLITKMDGFAGTITDLGGPSANMYNMRGRDPSRCQKCARPSCLTPKVCDNMDTHHHELLELYREVRNHPKVKHLFIGSGVRYDMLLQETDDKELIRDHEEYARELIDYHVSGRLKVAPEHTSDAVLKLMRKPSFTLFHKFKEFFDDECKRIGKRQQIIPYFISSHPGCTEADMAELALETKQLGFQLEQVQDFTPTPMTIATEMFYSEMTPDGKPLYVAKTPEQKRSQRQFFFWYIPENRPQIRATLERLKLGKIGRLLLSRSAKAEGKEFFPSKEREENEDYRQREQQKREQRVVTIVPQKSGDKGRWENSARKERRAAQFGEPRNDRREERKSFHSDRKFNGNKGRDFHSNKDNRGNREQNNRNEKRNNSPVQFSSMRRGK, from the coding sequence ATGTACGATCCGCGCTTTTTACCCATCTGCAAAGAAGACCTGGACGAACTCGGCTGGGACTATGTCGATGTGATTATCATTAGCGCGGACGCCTACGTGGATCACCCCTGCTTTGGGCACGCCGTGGTCGGTCGCCTTTTCGAGCACGAAGGCCTACGCGTGGCAATTTTACCGCAGCCGAACTGGCGCGACGACTTGCGTGATTTCAAAAAGCTCGGCAAGCCCCGCATGTTCTTTGCGATTTCGAGCGGCATGGATTCCATGGTGAACCATTACACCGCCGCCAAACGCCTGCGTAGCGACGATGCTTTTACGCCGGGAAACAAGGCCGGATTCCGCCCCGATTACGCAACTTACACGTACGCCAAGATTTTAAAGAAGCTCTACCCCGATGTTCCGCTGCTGATTGGCGGGCTTGAATCAAGCCTGCGCCGCGTGACGCATTACGATTACTGGAGCGACAGACTTAAGCCGAGCATTCTGTTTGATACACAAGCCGACATTCTCGTGTACGGTATGGGCGAAAAGCCGCTGAAAGAAATCGTGCGACTCTTGAAGAAGGGCGTACCCTTCTCCAGCCTGCATTCGATTCCGCAGACCGCTTACCTTGCGCCCAAGGGACAAATTCCCACGACCAAGCAGTGGGAAGACTTGCGCCTGTATAGTTACGAGGAATGCCTCGCCAACAAGCGCAATCAAATTGACAACTGCCGCAAGGTGGACATTGAATGTAACAAGTGGTTCCAGCGCCGCATTCTGCAGGATGTCGCGGAACAGACCGTGGTGATTAACCCGGCATACCCGCCGCTGGAATACGGCGAGCTCGACGAAAGCTTTGAATACCCCTACGCCCGCGAACCGCACCCGCGTTACAGAAAGCGCGGCAACGTGCCTGCGTTTGACATGATCAAGTTCAGCATCAACACGCACCGCGGCTGTTTTGGCGGCTGCAGTTTCTGCGCCATCAACGCACACCAGGGCAAGTTCATCGCGAGCCGTAGCCGCGAAAGCATTCTGCGCGAAGTGGATTTGATTACCAAGATGGACGGCTTTGCCGGCACCATCACCGATTTGGGAGGCCCGAGCGCCAACATGTACAACATGCGTGGCCGTGATCCGAGCCGTTGCCAAAAATGCGCACGCCCCAGTTGCCTGACTCCGAAAGTCTGCGACAACATGGACACGCACCATCATGAGCTTTTGGAGCTTTACCGCGAAGTGCGCAACCACCCGAAGGTGAAGCACCTGTTCATCGGAAGCGGCGTGCGTTACGACATGCTGTTGCAAGAAACCGACGACAAGGAACTAATCCGCGACCACGAGGAATACGCTCGCGAACTCATCGACTATCATGTGAGCGGGCGCCTGAAGGTGGCCCCGGAACATACGAGCGATGCAGTCCTTAAGCTGATGCGCAAGCCGAGCTTTACGCTGTTCCACAAGTTCAAGGAATTCTTTGACGACGAATGCAAACGCATCGGAAAGCGCCAGCAGATTATTCCTTACTTTATCAGTAGCCACCCCGGATGCACCGAGGCCGACATGGCGGAACTTGCACTCGAGACAAAACAGCTCGGATTCCAGCTGGAACAGGTGCAGGACTTTACGCCGACACCGATGACGATTGCGACCGAGATGTTCTACAGCGAAATGACACCGGATGGCAAGCCACTTTACGTGGCAAAGACACCGGAACAGAAGCGCAGCCAGCGTCAGTTCTTCTTCTGGTACATTCCAGAAAATCGCCCGCAGATTCGCGCGACGCTTGAACGCCTGAAACTCGGCAAGATTGGCCGACTGCTCCTTAGCCGCAGCGCGAAGGCCGAAGGCAAGGAATTCTTCCCGAGCAAGGAGCGCGAAGAAAACGAGGACTACCGCCAGCGCGAACAGCAGAAACGCGAGCAGCGCGTTGTCACTATCGTGCCACAGAAATCCGGCGACAAGGGCCGCTGGGAAAATTCTGCCCGCAAGGAACGCCGCGCAGCACAGTTTGGCGAACCGCGCAATGACAGGCGCGAAGAGCGCAAGAGTTTCCATAGCGACCGCAAGTTTAACGGCAACAAGGGCCGCGACTTCCATTCCAACAAGGACAACCGCGGAAATCGCGAGCAAAACAACCGCAACGAGAAACGAAACAATTCTCCGGTACAGTTCAGTTCCATGCGCCGCGGAAAATAA
- a CDS encoding pyridoxal phosphate-dependent aminotransferase, with amino-acid sequence MKPLSNRTEHFTESVIRHMTRIANACGAINLSQGFPDFDPPKALQDRLAEVAHTGPHQYALTIGAQNFREALSKKQERFSGLRYDPQTEMVITCGSTEAMMVSMMSICNPGDKVVIFSPFYENYTADTILSGASPIYVPLDPHDFTFDANVLEDAMKQPGVKALVLCNPSNPSGKVFTREELQIIADLAIKYDLYVITDEVYEHIVFAPHHHTYLATLPGMRERTIECSSLSKSYSITGWRLGYVLAAEPIMNCIKKIHDFTVVGAASPLQETALTALNFGDDYYQELQAHYTHMKEIFTGGLHNLGFKFTEPQGTYFVMMDISEFGYKSDDQFCIDLAQKVGVAAVPGSSFFREPVNHLIRFHFAKKDETLYDALNRLECLRKKMK; translated from the coding sequence ATGAAACCTTTAAGCAATCGTACTGAACATTTTACGGAATCGGTCATTCGTCACATGACGCGCATCGCGAACGCTTGCGGTGCAATCAACTTGTCGCAGGGTTTCCCGGATTTTGACCCGCCCAAGGCCTTGCAAGACCGCCTGGCCGAAGTCGCCCATACAGGCCCGCATCAGTACGCGCTTACGATTGGCGCCCAGAATTTCCGCGAGGCGCTTTCCAAAAAGCAGGAACGTTTCAGCGGCTTGCGTTACGACCCGCAAACCGAAATGGTCATCACCTGCGGCAGTACCGAAGCCATGATGGTTTCGATGATGTCGATTTGCAATCCGGGCGACAAGGTGGTCATCTTCTCGCCATTCTACGAGAACTATACCGCCGATACGATTTTGAGCGGAGCAAGCCCGATTTACGTGCCGCTTGACCCGCACGATTTCACCTTCGATGCCAACGTCCTCGAAGATGCCATGAAGCAGCCGGGCGTCAAGGCGCTCGTACTTTGCAATCCGTCGAATCCGAGCGGAAAAGTCTTTACCCGCGAAGAACTGCAGATTATTGCAGACCTCGCCATCAAATATGATTTGTATGTAATCACCGACGAAGTCTACGAACATATCGTCTTCGCGCCGCATCATCATACGTATCTGGCAACGCTCCCGGGAATGCGCGAACGCACCATCGAATGTTCCAGCCTTTCCAAGAGCTATTCCATTACGGGCTGGCGCTTGGGCTATGTGCTCGCTGCCGAACCCATCATGAACTGCATCAAGAAAATTCACGACTTCACGGTGGTGGGTGCCGCCTCGCCGCTGCAAGAAACTGCACTTACCGCGCTCAACTTCGGTGACGATTACTATCAGGAACTCCAAGCGCATTACACGCACATGAAGGAAATCTTCACCGGCGGCCTGCACAATTTAGGCTTCAAGTTCACCGAGCCGCAGGGCACGTACTTCGTGATGATGGATATCAGCGAATTCGGCTACAAGTCCGATGACCAGTTCTGTATCGACCTTGCGCAAAAAGTGGGTGTCGCCGCAGTGCCGGGTTCCAGTTTCTTCCGCGAACCGGTGAATCACCTGATTCGCTTCCACTTCGCCAAGAAAGACGAAACCCTCTACGACGCACTTAATCGCTTAGAGTGCCTCAGAAAGAAAATGAAATAG
- a CDS encoding epoxyqueuosine reductase QueH: MEQQSNAPKHNYQRDLDYIIRRLERTGEVPTLLLHACCAPCSSYTIEYLSQYFKITLFYYNPNIAPDEEYRHRVEEIKRFVAEFKTKHPVTLIEGEYDPKKFYDTVRGLENEPEGGARCRKCFELRLAESARLAKELNCEYFTTTLTISPMKNAQVLNEVVQEQCDIYGIRRLPSDFKKKGGYKRSIQLSAEYNLYRQNYCGCVYSKRDAEKNEV; encoded by the coding sequence ATGGAACAGCAGTCCAACGCACCCAAGCATAATTACCAGCGCGACTTGGATTATATCATCCGCAGGCTGGAACGCACCGGCGAAGTGCCGACGCTCTTGTTGCATGCCTGCTGTGCACCCTGTAGCAGCTACACCATTGAATACCTATCGCAGTATTTTAAGATTACGCTTTTCTACTATAATCCGAATATCGCGCCGGACGAAGAATACCGCCACCGCGTCGAAGAAATCAAGCGGTTTGTGGCAGAATTCAAGACGAAGCATCCGGTCACGCTGATTGAAGGCGAATACGACCCGAAAAAATTCTACGACACCGTTCGCGGGCTTGAAAACGAGCCCGAAGGCGGCGCTCGTTGCCGCAAGTGTTTCGAGCTGCGCCTCGCTGAATCGGCAAGACTTGCGAAGGAACTGAACTGCGAATACTTTACCACCACGCTCACGATCAGTCCCATGAAAAATGCACAGGTGCTGAACGAGGTGGTGCAGGAGCAGTGCGATATTTACGGCATCCGCCGCCTGCCCAGCGACTTCAAGAAGAAGGGCGGGTACAAGCGTTCCATTCAGCTTTCCGCCGAATACAATTTATATAGGCAGAATTACTGCGGGTGTGTTTACTCGAAGCGGGATGCAGAGAAGAACGAGGTATGA
- a CDS encoding NUDIX hydrolase — MEFESIEKIHQGKFITRYDIHYRTVSGKAKTYEMISRNPDITGLKDMLEKKPHAVVMIMHDCTGQKLLLCKEYRMAVGESIYNFPAGLIDPGESYEEAAARELREETGLTLMRIDEVWKPSYSAVGFSNERNVVVLGVAGGEIRPSDSEVEEIQAQWFDKKQIREILKDERLSARTQTYCAMWSRT, encoded by the coding sequence ATGGAATTTGAATCGATTGAAAAAATCCACCAGGGCAAGTTCATTACTCGATACGATATTCATTACAGAACGGTCAGCGGCAAGGCCAAGACCTACGAAATGATCAGCCGCAATCCCGATATTACGGGGCTCAAGGATATGCTCGAAAAGAAGCCCCATGCCGTAGTGATGATTATGCACGATTGCACCGGTCAAAAGCTCCTGCTTTGCAAGGAATACCGCATGGCCGTGGGTGAAAGCATCTACAATTTCCCGGCCGGCCTCATTGACCCCGGTGAATCTTACGAAGAAGCCGCTGCCCGCGAACTCCGCGAAGAGACCGGCCTTACGCTTATGCGCATAGACGAAGTGTGGAAGCCGAGCTATTCTGCTGTAGGTTTCTCTAACGAGCGAAATGTGGTCGTGTTAGGCGTGGCCGGTGGTGAAATCCGCCCCAGCGATTCCGAAGTTGAAGAAATTCAGGCGCAGTGGTTCGACAAGAAGCAAATCCGCGAAATCTTGAAAGACGAACGCCTCTCCGCCCGCACCCAAACTTATTGCGCCATGTGGAGCCGCACTTAA